The region taatgttatatatagtataaggtgtattttacacttttaaaatactaggtggtcaaatttaataattatacttttaatttaattaaattgtaaatcaaaactttatggatttattaaatcacttttaattatacactttagtTAATTAATAAAACCTTAAGGGTgtgaattgaacttttcaaaacaatactagggttttagaatttaacatttgtGAATTAAACTTTTactcaacttttaaattccaaaacttaagggcaagtttagaaacatttcaaaacatttgggtttaacttatttaaatttcaaaaacaaaacttttaagttcaaatttaaactataaaacctaaaaggattaatttgaaacttttccaaactttatcaagaatattctagatcacataattcaaataaggtaattaacaattaattggtggttatctaattagatctagttcaaattattgcaagataatgatcaaataattcaaataatttaacatttatcaaataaggtaacaattatctaattagatgaccaaaatcttttattttgacaaagataatcataaggaatcaataaaattcgtattttattaattttaaacaattatggcaattatatTAAGTCAAAACAGGTAAAAATCCCGAAATATGCTCTAACTgacgctcaaactcgccgagttcctctatggactcgccgagttggagctactcgccgagtccacattggaactcaccgagttcatgtcAGGGGGCCAAAAAATCGTTTTTCAAGCTTGAACAAATgaccaaggcatcaatacaatagaaaccaatcaaggctctgataccactgatgggttttagccataagaacatcctatgtgctcatgcaaaccctaatgcttggatctaggtttctctattgtacatgcattcatccaagactataaaccctagatctagcatatgataatcaatattaatatatgaattaggttttagatcataccttgattgttatataacaataacaatctcaaatcctccttgtaatggctttagaaagcttagagtcacaagtgtcactcctctaatggctcacaaacaccaagagcaagaggatggagaatgagaagagaggaggcatccaaaaacgtgtggaaaccctaaggaaactcttggccacgtttttggtgctctagggatccttaaataatgaggctattagggttatctaacaaggaaaccctaatttgactgcttaggtcCTAAGCAACCCAATGACTCCCTTCTtagaggccttggatgatttctaatgagtttccccatagaattcgtccatcccacTAATATGGagtcattagcccaatattcaactatcatacaactgacagttctagtcccttaagtttaattaatctcttttagctacaaaattaattcttaattaactattgactaatattaactaaacaatatgatttatcctttaatatattattctcataatatattaataaatcataattaatcctctctctctctctctccataattcatcctatcaagttgctttggtgaaggcaacccaaaaggaccatgcaccatcgggtcaagtacataccaaaatagttatggacttaaacactaatccaacacgtcCGTCATCAGCCCTATCGTGAAGGCCCAAAGGCCCAAGTCCGAACTTATAAAACCATTTCCTTatataaatacaaatttaataccTCATAAATCTCGTGCGCTACACTTTTTCTCTTCAAAACCAATCAAGccccaaggtgagtttcatacccctatttttgaACATTTCTTTCTTTTGGGGGAGGAGAAAAGTCAAATTCTTGTGTAAATCTTTGTATATTTGCTTGTATGTGCATGTGTTGTATGATATGTGTGTGTTAAATGTTGTGAAATCCATGACAAGAGTTCAAGAACTTGATATTTTTGGTTAAATCCCAAGATGTTGGACTTAGTTAACATAAAATgttgttaaaaataaaaactagctCCTAAATGAAACGTGTTTCACTTGATGCATGGTAAAGATCACAAAGATTAGTCCAAGAATATGTTTTAAACAAGTTTTTGGCATGAGAACATGAAAAATGATAAAATATGGAAGTTTTCACTAACAAGGGGCCATTTTCGGCCATAAAAACAACCAAGGGCCATTTTCGGCCATAAAAACAACCAAGGGCCATTTTTGACCATTTTAGTAAAATGGGCCAAAATTAGGCctttttagtaaatatggtcaTTTTTGAACATTTTGATAAACTTGGGCCTTTGTTGAACATTTTAGTATAAAGGGGCCGCAAATGAGATTTTTAATAAACTTGGGTCATTTTTGAGCATTTTAGTAAAAATGGGCCTTAAATGAATATTTTTGTAAAATGGCTATTTTTGGACAACTCTAGTAAAAATGGGTTATATTCGACATTCTTAATAATAATGGGCCATTATTGACACTTTGTATAATATTGGGCCATTtgtgaatttttaataaaaatgggcATCTTATAATAATTTGGgtaaaaattgggccatatacGACAATTCTATTTTTTTATTGGGCTTTAGATGACAAATTTTATGTTATTTGGACTATTAGTGACAATAATATTAACAATGTGATATTTTGACACCTTCGGTAAAAACGATTATATTTTTATCACCTATGGTTTGtagtaaaaaaaatatacattagtaacattatttataacattaaataaTGAAACTCAATGTTTACGTAAATTCCGTTAAGGCTCTTGTTATACACTCATTCACTGGTACCCACTTAGTGTACACCGTAAGTCCtctagttataatcagagtctcctgaagggagaccgggagtttgtgtatagatctatatggggttgacaccccacacttgagttgctcgctacagctagacaggcTAGTCTAGGGTGAAGAATATATTCTCATAAACCGAATTATAAAGAACGTCGAGACATGCACTCCGTCATATTAGTGTGGTTATAACGAATCACATAGAAAAATAACAATGCTATTTTAAGATTTACGTTGGATATACACACCACTCGTTTTTACAAAGTACAAACATTGTGTCAACTATTTTGTAACTAGCCACGTCActctggtcttagggtttaaggccacaatttctcataaaacagaaaatacaAGATTTTTTGGGAATCACTATCTATACATTTTCAAACTAGATAAACAAAGAATACACATGCAATTATACATGATTTGAAACAGGACTCACAAactatttttacaagaaaatattggattttctggaggattACAAACTATTACAAAGTTTTCGTACacacatacttatgaactcaccaacattctatgttgacgcttttcaaaacgtcttgtattctcaggaatacACTAAGCAGTTTAGCAGCTATGGACTTTTGGATATTTGATGTATTTTTTGTTGATTTATCATACATTATGTATTTGGATGTAATTCATAAACAAACACAATGATGTAAACTATGTATGTTGATATCGGAATGTATGATGATGATGGTTgatatgtttcattcatattcaattgttatgatattcaagatgaagtcacccgtCCCCGGACGTTTTCGTCgtcccggttcgggggtgtgacattttgccTCCAAATGTGTTTGTTGTTCCCCTCGTGGAGGATCGAGAGAGGCTTATTGCATGATCCACCCAACCGCTAATAAATGTTGCATAAGATAAGAGAGTGGGAGGGTGCCCCCCGCCTATCTGGAGGTGTACACCCATTTATGAGCATATACAAAAGGCTAAAAAGAGAAGTCCATGGAGAACTACCAGATCCAATGACTTTGATTTGTTCGTACCATTCTGTCATCAATCGTTACTGGGGCAGTTGGTGAGTCACGCAGAAAAAGCATCGAGAAAGATTAAAcatatatgttttatgaaatgattagCGGTTTCATTTATGGCATGCCTTACATCATGTTCGTTTGTGTTTATTGAGCTTTCAATGGTAATGGAGATTTTTTATGacttattattatttgttttttttaataaacactCACCCTATTGGAGTACATAGCCTATTTGATTTTTTTAGCGATCAGTCAATATATATTGAATGGTCAATATACCATGTTGGTTTAAACATCTAACccatttctttttaataatatgTCATACTACCCTTTTAATTATATTAgagttttgaatattttttattttctaatgttTAATTATTCTATTAAATACCCATATATGACAATTATTATATATTACAAATCATATTAAAGTTTAATACAAACCATAGCAAACACATTAATGCTTTTAGTAAATTTCAatacatataaaagagttttataAAGTATTTTAGATAGTTAGGATAAAttagttaaattaaaaaaaaaaaaaaaaaaaaaaaaaaaaaaaaaaaaaaaaaagggggagGGGGGAGGGGCTATATAATAGGTTAACTATTCAAGCTTTTATTTATTTTGGGTTAAAGTTAAAAAGTTAAAGTTAAAAAGATGATGACGTTAGATTTATTTTGAGTTATAATATAGGTAAACTATTGAAAATTctctaaatatattatataattttaatatatgACTTTTTTGTGTATTTAAAtatcataaataatattttatgtttCTCTTTATTGCTAGAAATTTGATCAAAGTAAAAATCTAGAATCCCCTTAAAGACATGTAAACTAACATCATTTGATTGATCTATAATCTTTACAATAGATTTCATTGGCCTAATTAAAAATAGGAAGATTTGATGATTCAACAAATAATTTATCATTATTCGTGAtaactataactaatatactctaacaactaatatattataactcattaGACGATAATATTATACAGTTGGTTATTTTTTTATTACTATTAATAATATCGCTATTCTTCTTTCAAATATGAGGTGAAGATGATAGGGTCGGTCCATGGATTTTCCTTTCTTTTGCTGCAGATTGTTAGGAAAGTGACAAAGggtcaaatcacaactaaaataAAGCTTTTTTCATAGGAACACATTCCTCATATATTCCTGAGAAACATGTGTTTCGAAGAAATTCCAAGGAAAATACCTCATGGGAAACTAATTGTGATGGACTTCCAAGGAAGCTTATGCATTTTCAAGGAGCTTCTTTTCTCGGAAGTCGCCACACTTTTCCCATATACCCATCTTGCAAGGAGTTACGACGAATTATATCTTTGAGGAATTTCTTAGGAAAAAATTTTCCCATAAATTTCCTAGGACCATACTTTGTTGACAGTTTTTTGACATAAGGTTCCTATACAGGTTTAATAATAACCACTCAAAATAAGTTTAGATTTAAATTGGTAAACTATCTTCGAGTTGAAATGGATTATGTCACATTCGAACCCACAAACAATTTTTATTGTTGTTAGTTATCATATATAACTAGACACTAGTATATGAAATATAATTGAACCAAAGATCCATTTCTTATTATTAACATATTAGTAGATTGAGAGTACAAAGACATTTGCTCCATTTTCTTTACAACTAAACCTTTCCttttatgtatttgaaatgtgACAATAGaacatatcaaattaatatattattacataaATAGGTCGAACTCAAATGCATACCAATACTTTctataaagttgtttataaatGGAATTGAAATCAAATGGGCTCACTTCTCATGTAATAATCACCTTTGGGCCGGGTCAGGTCCAAGCCCAACATTCCATGTCTACCTCAGAATTTTTTAGTCGCCGGTAATCCTACGCCCCCTTTCATCGAGACACTCGAATTAGGGTTCGCGGAATCGAGAAAAACGACCACAACTGTAATATCATCGTGAAAATGTCTCCTCACCCCTCTTTCGAtcttcttcagatccaaatatcTCACTTCTCGTTTCTTCGCTGCTGCCTGAAGCGCTGCCTTCACTAACCTCCTTGCGATCCCCTGCATGAAGACAGAAAATAAAGATGCTTAATCCAATAGAACAACTTAACAGTGAAAATGATGTTCTTATTCGATTCAGTTCCTCAGGTATGTAGGCGTTTTCTCTGGGAAATAGATTATGAACTTACGTTACGTGGGTAAGTGTGGACAATATCGACGACTTCTTCATTGCTGAGCTGCTCCCATAGACCATCGGATGCGAATATGAGAAATTCGTCATTTGGATCAACATTTTGTATGGAGATTGTTGGCTCAGGACTAAGAATTTGCTTTGAAAACGATTGTGGAATCCTAAACTTTGGCAAAAGTGGGGCTCGATTGAACTCCGGATTCTTCAGATACGCATCGCCTATCGATCTCGACACCTGAGAGAAAATTCATCAACATAATCAAATCGTATTTGTTTCAAAACTTCTTGATGCTCATTTGGGAAAATAGAAAGAGAAAAATAAATGGGACAAAATTTGTATAAAGTTAAACCTAATTGAGAAACCCTAGTTTCCTTAAACGATTAAGTGGTCTTTCTACATTAAGTCTAAAAAGATGCTAAATGAAACAACTacatacatatatgatatatctGAATGAATTAAGACAAGTCTTATACCTGTATGAGTCCTTTAACACGCCAAACGTTATGTTTCATAACCACAATCTTTGGATCATCGGGGTGTAAGGAACGAAGCTCATCTCTTACACACTCATGGTTGACATTGTGTTCTTGAGATAACTGAATAGCAGAGACGCTACCACTATCCTTATCTACTCTCCCTAAAACCACACGCGAATCCCCCGCATTCGCAGTGTAAATGACCCCATCAACAATAACTCCAACCAAACAGCACGTGCCCACACACGCAAATTGTGGGCACGTGCGCCATTGATCTCTAACAAGAGATATAAATTGATGCTCGGTTGACAAGAATGCCTTTCTAATTGCATCCCCCGACATTTCTTCATCTTCGGATACAAACCCTGAAATCCAAATTAGATAATcagataaataaataattaattgatTGTAGCTAGGTGATGCGTAGTTAATTTTACATTTATCTAAATGATCGGTTTTTTTCTTAGAGTAACTTCTAGGAAGTTTAACTTTTGTGGGCTAAAAGCAAGAAACGACAAcgcactttcatttatttgtgtattgtAGTTTTGTTTGTATGATTGGAACTTTTATCTATAATATATATCTCTAAGAAAATATCTAAAATAGATTAAAAAATCTAAAtagataaataacataactaattGAAATCACACTAACAAATAAATTCAATTTTGACTCTACTTTCGTTTCTTCCTATTACAATATTGTacttccaaaaaaaaattattagttattatgacattgtactttgaaagaaCTACCCTACAATATCATTGTACTTTCAAGATTCTTTTATTAGGAGATTATACTTAGAAATATCTACCAAATTATAGCAAGTGAGAATTGCTTTTTAATTtcgaattttttttcttattatgttattgtaCTTTGAAAGATTTGTCCAATCATAGCATTGTATTTTCTCTCTTTGTTTTATTATCATAGAGTTGTACttaaaaattgtttatatttGGATGACATTGCCATAATTCtgatagatttttcaaaatacaatttTATAATATGAAATAATGAAAATATGGATGCTAGTATAAACAAACCAACGTAAATTTTTTGTTATTTCTTGCACGTAACCTTCTTTTTAGAATAACTAGTCATAAAATCATAACCATAGTCATAAAATCATAACCACAGGCAATTAAACAcacaaacaaaagaaaaatattCAGGGGTACACAAAATGATAAAAAGAAAATGACACACATTAGCTCATATCATATCATTCTTGAATCAAAGTATAAAAAAGGATTCAATATAAGAATTCAACAACTTACTCTTGAGATTGGAGAACATATTTTCGTTGACAAACCGTGATGCTTCTGGTCCACCATGTCCATCATAGACCCCAATAAACGTCCCGTAAAGCCCTAAATTCATCGAATCCAACGGTCCTGATTCGATCTGGCTTTGATCCTCCATCAAACTGTTAGCTTGAACCACAGCCATTGAAAACTCTCCATTAACATGAGACCCCAAATCTTTATACCACAACAACCCATCTGTTCTTCCACTTTGTGCACCCCCAACACATGGTCTCCAAAAAGGTTTCATCATATCTAAGTAGCTATAACTAGTAGCCCACATGAAACTTTAGCATAAATATTACTTATATGTTTTCACCAATCAGATTAATCCAAATACATTATCGAAAATTCTATCATCCAAAACAACCAGCAAACAATATGTTTATCGAATTATGATCAAGACTCAAACGTAAAGTCAATCTCAGCTCCAGTTTTTGCTTATGTTCTAACCCAACGACCAAGATTCTTGAATTTATAAAAGACCCACAAGAGATAAAAGGACTAGACACCATTAATGTCAAGAAATGCAAAAGGGGGCAAAATGGGTATGGGTCAAAATTGCCTAAAAACGAATCTAGTGTGACTcaaaggacaagaaaacaactGTCTTTAATGGAGTTCAGAGAATATGGAGATGTGTTCTTCAAGTACATACCCTATACCTCTTATTTATTTGTCCCTTTTCAAGAACATCCTTAGCTGTAAAACCCATAAGATTTTGATTTTTTGACAGAGTATGTTCATGGATCAGATGAAGAAGGCAGGGTTTTTGGCGTTTTTTGGCAGACAATCTTTGTAAATTTGAGATCTTGGAGATGATGGGCTGATGAGGTTTTTAAAGAAAGgagaaaaactctagaaattgtTAGCAATAAGGGTTTATTTTTCTTCCCCAATTGAAATGAATTTGACCTTCTGATTTCTTTTACCTCTCCTTTTTATTTGGATTTGTTTTGTGGGTGGATGGttgaatattaaaattttatgaCTTTGTTCGAATAGTAATCCACGTTTTTAGCCTTTTTTGGCTGAATGTTTCGTTACATGTATGTGGACCACTCCTTTACTTTAAGGGTAGTTTGGTAAAAGCCATGATTTGATCAAATATTTTTGTAAGTTGTATTctaattttataattgttaaatatattttcaatttccatttgaagaaaaagaaaacaaaaataacaaattaaaATGATGATAAAGATGAAGATATGCTGGATTTTAGATTATTCATAAGCTATTAACATCGGTTTAATTTCACTCATCTTCTAATTAGGTCATCTATATCCACTTAATTCTACTCATCTTTTAATTATATCATCCACTTGGGTTTATTTCCACccttatgtaatatatatatatatatatatatatatatatatatatatatatatatatatatatatatatatatatatatatatatatatatatatatatatatatataaaccattatattatttttatattaagaaaaactcttatattattacttacatttcaaataaaaCCAAATTGTAAATATATAAGAGAAATGATCAGCTAAAATATATGATTTAACATAGATATTCCTTATATTTCCTTGATTGTATGCAAAAACATGTTAAAACCTATATTTATTTCGATTACTCTTGCTCGATTGTGTTTTCCATATTAAATTATATGATTGATTTTTTCCTTCCTTAACAAATATTATTTAGCATAATTAACATCAATgtcatattaaaaacaaaaatgtaaGCAACATCATATTTGTAGTCGTCAATTTCTCTTAAAAAcctgtatttttgtatttttcaaatgATAACTATTAATATAAGggttttttttaacataaaaataatataaagggtttatatatatatatatatatatatatatatatatatatatatatatatatatatatatatatatatatatatatatatatataattcgttGTGTTTTTCTACGTATATCATTTATCATATCAACATTAGTGTAATACCAACATTTTCAAAGATGGTCATCTAAAGTCATCCACATCGGTTTAAAAGTCTACTCATCTTTTAATTATGTCATCAATATCGGTTTAATTGAACTCATCTTTTAATTAAGTTATGTGTATATATTCATCTTTTAATTATGTCACTATCATCATCAACCCATTACCAGCATTTTCAAAGACGGTCACCACTAACCTTCAACAACTATCTTAATATATATTCTATTTCTCTgtacttaataaatatatatatatatatatatatatatatatatatatatatatatatatatatatttataatttaaattttaattaaacagATAGCAATAATATATAAACTAAagatttttaatacataaatatatttatataatcataaattaatataataagtatatatataaatgattaaaaAGTATAATAATATAAGAAGTATGGTGGTCATTTTAGATTTAACCGGTTCGACTATCGGGTAAAATCAGTTTCTAcaattttcatgatttttttttatttacacacacacaccaacacatacacatacaccaaaaagaaaataaattataatattgaaacaaaatataattttaaatgaaTACAAATGCATCAAAAAGTTTCATAACATTtatcatgtgtttttat is a window of Lactuca sativa cultivar Salinas chromosome 1, Lsat_Salinas_v11, whole genome shotgun sequence DNA encoding:
- the LOC111887549 gene encoding probable protein phosphatase 2C 48; amino-acid sequence: MWATSYSYLDMMKPFWRPCVGGAQSGRTDGLLWYKDLGSHVNGEFSMAVVQANSLMEDQSQIESGPLDSMNLGLYGTFIGVYDGHGGPEASRFVNENMFSNLKRFVSEDEEMSGDAIRKAFLSTEHQFISLVRDQWRTCPQFACVGTCCLVGVIVDGVIYTANAGDSRVVLGRVDKDSGSVSAIQLSQEHNVNHECVRDELRSLHPDDPKIVVMKHNVWRVKGLIQVSRSIGDAYLKNPEFNRAPLLPKFRIPQSFSKQILSPEPTISIQNVDPNDEFLIFASDGLWEQLSNEEVVDIVHTYPRNGIARRLVKAALQAAAKKREVRYLDLKKIERGVRRHFHDDITVVVVFLDSANPNSSVSMKGGVGLPATKKF